A single region of the Buchnera aphidicola (Pseudoregma panicola) genome encodes:
- the rpsL gene encoding 30S ribosomal protein S12, translating into MTTINQLVRKSRKRKICKSNVPALEKCPQKRGVCTKVYTTTPKKPNSALRKVCRVKLTNGFEVTAYIGGEGHNLQEHSVILIRGGRVKDLPGVRYHVVRGSLDCSGVKDRKKSRSKYGTKKIKS; encoded by the coding sequence ATGACTACTATAAATCAATTAGTTAGGAAATCTAGAAAAAGAAAGATTTGCAAAAGTAATGTGCCTGCTTTGGAAAAATGTCCTCAAAAAAGAGGAGTATGTACAAAAGTATATACTACAACTCCTAAAAAACCTAATTCTGCTTTAAGAAAAGTTTGTAGAGTTAAACTTACTAATGGTTTTGAAGTTACAGCCTATATAGGTGGTGAGGGTCATAATTTACAAGAACATTCAGTAATTTTAATTAGAGGAGGTAGGGTAAAAGATTTACCTGGAGTAAGATATCATGTTGTTAGAGGTTCTTTAGATTGTTCTGGTGTAAAAGATAGAAAGAAGAGTAGATCAAAATATGGTACAAAAAAAATAAAATCTTAA
- the rpe gene encoding ribulose-phosphate 3-epimerase produces MKKFFIVPSILSANFANLGNEIKNVIKYGADLIHFDVMDNNYVPNLTFGPVVLKSLKKNGIKFDTDVHLMTNTVDTLIPVFAKEKVKFITFHPESSIHIDKTISLIKSFKCKAGLAINPSTSLNCLEYTIDRLDLVLIMSVNPGFGKQEFLTYTLKKVEKVRNLINKKNLNTILEVDGGIKKNNISDLLNAGANSFVIGSEIFCSINYKKTIFEIREIINKHFI; encoded by the coding sequence ATGAAAAAATTTTTTATTGTTCCATCTATTTTATCAGCTAATTTTGCTAATTTAGGTAATGAAATAAAAAATGTTATAAAATATGGTGCTGATTTAATTCATTTCGATGTTATGGATAATAATTATGTTCCTAATTTAACATTTGGTCCTGTTGTTTTGAAATCTTTAAAAAAGAATGGAATAAAATTTGATACAGACGTTCATTTAATGACAAATACAGTAGATACCTTAATACCAGTTTTTGCAAAAGAAAAAGTTAAATTTATAACTTTTCATCCTGAATCTTCTATTCATATAGATAAAACTATATCTTTAATAAAAAGCTTTAAATGTAAAGCTGGATTAGCTATAAATCCTTCTACTTCATTAAATTGTTTAGAATATACTATAGATAGATTAGATTTAGTTTTAATAATGTCTGTAAATCCAGGTTTTGGAAAACAAGAATTTTTAACTTATACATTAAAAAAAGTTGAAAAAGTTAGAAATTTAATAAATAAAAAAAATCTTAATACTATATTAGAAGTAGATGGTGGAATTAAAAAAAATAATATATCAGATTTATTGAATGCTGGAGCTAATTCATTTGTAATAGGTTCTGAAATTTTTTGTTCTATAAATTATAAAAAAACTATTTTTGAAATTAGAGAGATTATAAATAAACATTTTATTTAA
- the rpsG gene encoding 30S ribosomal protein S7, translating into MSRRKIAESRNVLPDTKFFSDTISKFINIVMVNGKKTVAQNIVYKSLEFLSKKTKLDELESFKLALKNVKPVVEVKSRRVGGSTYQVPVEVRPLRRNTLAMKWIINAARKRKDKSMCLKLFNELNDAINKKGDAIKKKEDVHKMAESNKAFAHYRW; encoded by the coding sequence ATGTCTAGAAGAAAAATTGCTGAAAGTAGAAATGTTTTACCTGATACTAAGTTTTTTTCTGATACTATATCTAAATTTATAAATATAGTTATGGTGAATGGAAAAAAAACTGTAGCTCAAAATATTGTTTACAAATCATTAGAATTTTTATCTAAAAAAACTAAATTAGATGAATTAGAATCTTTTAAATTAGCATTAAAAAATGTTAAACCTGTAGTAGAAGTAAAATCTAGAAGAGTTGGAGGATCTACTTATCAAGTTCCAGTAGAAGTTAGACCTTTAAGAAGGAACACATTAGCTATGAAATGGATAATAAATGCAGCTAGGAAAAGAAAAGACAAGTCTATGTGTTTAAAACTTTTTAATGAACTTAATGATGCTATTAATAAAAAAGGTGATGCTATAAAAAAAAAAGAAGATGTTCATAAAATGGCTGAATCTAATAAAGCCTTTGCTCATTATAGATGGTAA
- a CDS encoding YqgE/AlgH family protein, whose translation MKPVLQNHFLIAMPGIEDPFFKKSVIYICKHDSNGTMGIIINKPIENLKIKDILIKLKIKDIKKANKEINKPVILGGPQYGDRGFILHSSKKKFSSSIKVSKETLITTSKDILESIEKLENPKNILVALGYCSWKKNQLENELLENSWLTAPANSYVLFKVPMKKKWDEAAKILGADIKKIAINFGHA comes from the coding sequence ATGAAACCAGTATTACAAAACCATTTTTTAATAGCTATGCCAGGTATAGAAGATCCATTTTTTAAAAAATCAGTTATATACATATGTAAACATGATTCTAATGGAACTATGGGAATAATAATAAATAAACCTATAGAAAATTTAAAAATAAAAGATATATTAATAAAATTAAAAATAAAAGATATAAAAAAAGCAAATAAAGAAATAAATAAACCTGTTATTTTAGGAGGTCCTCAATATGGAGACAGAGGATTTATATTACATTCTTCTAAAAAAAAATTTTCATCAAGTATAAAAGTTTCTAAAGAAACTTTAATAACTACTTCTAAAGATATACTTGAGTCTATAGAAAAACTAGAAAATCCTAAAAATATACTAGTAGCACTAGGATATTGTTCATGGAAAAAAAATCAATTAGAAAATGAATTATTAGAAAATTCATGGCTTACAGCTCCAGCAAATAGTTATGTTTTGTTCAAAGTTCCTATGAAAAAAAAATGGGATGAAGCAGCAAAAATACTAGGAGCTGATATAAAAAAAATTGCAATAAATTTTGGGCATGCATAA
- the aroB gene encoding 3-dehydroquinate synthase: METLEISLSKNKYYVKIGYNIINNKFLISELKKFKNSILITNITIYKIYKNSVINDLEELNIINEKIILKDGEIHKTFDSIKLIIEKLIKLNCGRDITLISFGGGVIGDITGFAASIYKRGIKYINIPTTLLSQVDASIGGKTGVNNHLSKNVIGTFYHPEIVIIDLIFLNTLSKKEIVSGFSEIIKYAILFDKNFFYWIKDNFNNMLMMNRKILLECIKKSCKFKIKIISKDEREKNYRMLLNLGHTFGHAIESFTKHKWSHGESVSVGIVMSTMFSNFLGKISSLEMNEIINLLKLLGLPIFGPKNMNSNDYLKYMLRDKKNICSKKIRLIIPEKIGKCILTDNIDTNILIRFINKNFIN, from the coding sequence TTGGAAACATTAGAAATATCATTGAGTAAAAATAAATATTATGTAAAAATAGGTTATAATATTATTAACAATAAATTTTTAATTTCTGAATTAAAAAAATTTAAAAATTCTATTTTAATAACTAATATAACTATATATAAAATTTATAAAAATAGTGTTATAAATGATTTAGAGGAATTAAATATTATTAATGAAAAAATAATATTAAAAGATGGAGAAATACATAAAACATTTGATTCTATTAAATTAATTATAGAAAAACTTATAAAATTAAATTGTGGAAGAGATATTACATTAATTTCATTTGGAGGTGGCGTAATAGGAGATATTACAGGATTTGCTGCATCTATTTATAAAAGAGGAATTAAATATATAAATATACCAACTACTTTATTGTCTCAAGTAGATGCTTCTATAGGAGGTAAAACAGGAGTTAATAATCATCTTTCTAAAAATGTTATTGGAACATTTTATCATCCAGAAATTGTAATAATTGATTTAATATTTTTAAATACTTTATCTAAAAAAGAAATTGTTTCTGGTTTTTCTGAAATAATAAAGTATGCAATTTTATTTGATAAAAATTTTTTTTACTGGATTAAAGATAATTTTAATAACATGCTCATGATGAATAGAAAAATTTTATTAGAATGTATTAAAAAATCTTGTAAATTTAAAATAAAAATAATTTCTAAAGATGAAAGAGAAAAAAATTATAGAATGTTATTAAACTTAGGACATACTTTTGGTCATGCAATAGAATCTTTTACAAAACATAAATGGTCACATGGTGAATCTGTTTCAGTTGGAATTGTAATGTCTACTATGTTTTCTAATTTTTTAGGAAAAATTTCTTCTTTAGAAATGAATGAAATAATTAATTTATTAAAATTATTAGGTCTTCCTATATTTGGTCCTAAAAATATGAATTCTAATGATTATCTAAAATATATGTTAAGAGATAAAAAAAATATTTGTAGTAAAAAAATTAGATTAATAATTCCAGAAAAAATAGGAAAATGTATTTTAACAGATAATATAGATACTAATATTTTAATTAGATTTATTAATAAAAACTTTATAAATTAA
- the dnaB gene encoding replicative DNA helicase, with product MEKNKKIFEKLYKNRKNNKKIPPHSIEAEQSILGGLMLDNNKWDTVSEIIVEKDFFIIQHRIIFNEMKNLLDLEHPIDLITLSESLEQKKKLEMVGRFSYLAELSKNTPSTANIKAYSNIVKERAIIREIILAANKMISAGYNTEGRNSEDLLDYAESIVFKISESRTRKKSGPKNIVQILDSTISNIENLMKSPIEDITGINTGYQDLNKKTSGLQKSELIIIAARPSMGKTTFAMNICENVAMIYEKPVLIFSLEMPVEQIMIRILSSLSRVNQSKIRTGKLNDEDWSRISSTINILLKKKNIYIDDSSSLTTTEIRSRSRKIYRENKGISLIMIDYLQLMKIPSIKENRTLEIAEISRTLKSLAKELEVPIIALSQLNRSLEQRADKRPLNSDLRESGSLEQDADLIMFIYRDEVYYENSDFKGIAEIIIGKQRNGPIGTIRLTFNGHWSRFDNYSGIKYK from the coding sequence ATGGAAAAAAATAAAAAAATATTTGAAAAATTATATAAAAATAGAAAAAATAATAAAAAAATACCACCTCATTCTATAGAAGCAGAACAATCTATATTAGGTGGATTAATGTTAGATAATAATAAATGGGATACAGTATCAGAAATAATAGTAGAAAAAGATTTTTTTATAATTCAGCATAGAATAATTTTTAATGAAATGAAAAATTTATTAGATTTAGAACATCCAATTGATTTAATAACTTTATCAGAATCTTTAGAACAAAAAAAAAAACTAGAAATGGTAGGAAGATTTTCTTATCTTGCAGAACTATCTAAAAATACCCCAAGTACAGCAAATATAAAAGCATATTCTAACATAGTTAAAGAAAGAGCAATAATAAGAGAAATAATATTAGCAGCTAATAAAATGATATCAGCAGGATATAATACAGAAGGAAGAAATAGTGAAGATTTATTAGATTATGCTGAATCTATAGTATTTAAAATCTCTGAAAGTAGAACAAGAAAAAAATCAGGACCTAAAAATATAGTTCAAATATTAGATTCTACTATATCTAATATAGAAAATTTAATGAAATCTCCAATTGAAGATATAACTGGCATAAATACTGGATATCAAGATTTAAATAAAAAAACATCAGGATTACAAAAATCAGAATTAATAATAATAGCAGCTAGACCTTCAATGGGCAAAACTACATTTGCTATGAACATTTGTGAAAATGTAGCTATGATATATGAAAAACCAGTTTTAATATTTAGCTTAGAAATGCCTGTAGAACAAATAATGATAAGAATACTATCATCATTATCCAGAGTTAACCAGTCTAAAATAAGAACCGGAAAATTAAATGATGAAGATTGGTCAAGAATATCTAGTACAATAAATATTTTATTAAAAAAAAAAAATATATATATAGATGATTCTTCTTCATTAACTACAACAGAAATAAGATCTAGATCTAGAAAAATATATAGAGAAAATAAAGGAATTAGTCTTATTATGATAGATTATTTACAATTAATGAAAATACCTTCTATAAAAGAGAATCGAACATTAGAAATAGCGGAAATTTCTAGAACATTGAAATCATTAGCAAAAGAATTAGAAGTTCCAATAATAGCTTTATCTCAACTAAATAGATCACTAGAACAAAGAGCAGACAAAAGACCTTTAAATTCAGATTTAAGAGAATCAGGTTCTTTAGAACAAGATGCAGATTTAATAATGTTTATATATAGAGATGAAGTATATTATGAAAATAGTGATTTTAAAGGAATAGCTGAAATAATAATAGGAAAGCAAAGAAATGGTCCTATAGGAACTATTAGGTTAACATTCAATGGTCATTGGTCTAGATTTGATAATTATTCTGGAATAAAATATAAATAA
- a CDS encoding NifU family protein: MCSKKDYKNFNLEEKIKFWINNEINPNLSVHGGSITFVKIDEKKYVFLKFLGSCNGCSMSNLTLKNFIAKQILKKFPDIKDVKDVTEHVHGKHSYY, translated from the coding sequence ATGTGCTCAAAAAAAGATTATAAAAATTTTAATTTAGAAGAAAAAATAAAATTTTGGATAAATAATGAAATAAATCCAAATTTGTCTGTTCATGGAGGAAGTATCACATTTGTTAAAATAGATGAGAAAAAATATGTTTTTTTAAAATTCTTAGGAAGTTGTAATGGATGTTCTATGTCTAATTTAACATTAAAAAATTTTATTGCTAAACAAATATTAAAAAAATTTCCAGATATAAAAGATGTTAAAGATGTTACAGAACATGTTCATGGAAAACATTCATATTATTAA
- the tusB gene encoding sulfurtransferase complex subunit TusB has translation MLHVLTSSPFYIDINVLLGLISEKDDFIAIQDGVIISIKNNIFLKKIVNLSKNLYVLKEDLEARGILKFVSKNFSIVNYFHFVDLTVKNKSQIKW, from the coding sequence ATGTTGCATGTATTAACAAGTTCTCCTTTTTATATTGATATTAATGTTTTGTTAGGATTAATAAGTGAAAAAGATGATTTTATTGCTATTCAAGATGGAGTAATAATTTCTATAAAAAATAATATATTTTTAAAAAAAATTGTTAATTTGTCTAAAAATTTATATGTTTTAAAAGAAGATTTAGAAGCTAGAGGTATTTTAAAATTTGTTTCTAAAAATTTTTCTATAGTAAATTATTTTCATTTTGTTGATTTAACTGTAAAAAACAAATCTCAAATAAAATGGTAA
- the gshB gene encoding glutathione synthase → MKIKIGVVMDPINNINIKKDSTFSILLESQKRNYIIYYMEIKDLYIYSNKAYSKTKIINVKKNKKKWFKIIKKKTILLSKLDIILMRKDPPVNMEFIYSTYILEKAEQNGAIVVNKPSSLRNFNEKIFSIEFKKFIPKTLITSKKNTIKKFIKKNKDIIIKPLNGMGGHSIFRVKEKDKNFSVIVETMTQKETKYCISQKYIKEILNGDKRIIIINGIPIKWCVHRIPKKGENRGNIAAGGKIKLKKINKEDLKISKIVGKFLIKKGIILAGIDIIGNKLTEINITSPTCIREIEDFYKISISKILLNCLEKKVLKKNIKNINRYKK, encoded by the coding sequence ATGAAAATAAAAATAGGAGTAGTAATGGATCCTATAAACAATATAAATATAAAAAAAGATTCTACTTTTTCAATATTACTCGAATCACAAAAAAGAAATTATATTATATATTATATGGAAATAAAAGACTTATATATATATTCAAATAAAGCATATTCTAAAACAAAAATTATAAATGTAAAAAAAAATAAAAAAAAATGGTTTAAAATAATTAAAAAAAAAACTATCTTATTGTCTAAATTAGATATCATACTTATGAGAAAAGATCCTCCAGTAAATATGGAATTTATTTATTCAACATACATTTTAGAAAAAGCAGAGCAAAACGGAGCAATAGTAGTTAACAAACCAAGCAGCTTAAGAAATTTTAATGAAAAAATTTTTAGTATAGAATTTAAAAAATTTATTCCAAAAACATTAATAACTTCAAAAAAAAATACAATAAAAAAATTTATAAAAAAAAATAAAGATATTATTATAAAACCACTAAATGGAATGGGTGGACATTCAATATTTAGAGTAAAAGAAAAAGACAAAAATTTTTCTGTAATAGTTGAAACTATGACACAAAAAGAAACTAAATATTGCATATCACAAAAATATATAAAAGAAATATTAAATGGAGATAAAAGAATAATAATAATAAATGGAATTCCAATAAAATGGTGTGTTCATAGAATTCCAAAAAAAGGAGAAAATAGAGGAAACATAGCTGCAGGTGGAAAAATTAAATTAAAAAAAATAAATAAAGAAGATCTTAAAATATCTAAAATAGTTGGTAAATTTTTAATAAAAAAGGGTATAATATTAGCAGGAATAGATATAATAGGGAATAAATTAACAGAAATAAATATTACAAGTCCTACATGTATTAGAGAAATAGAAGATTTTTATAAAATTTCTATTTCAAAAATATTATTAAACTGTTTAGAAAAAAAAGTATTAAAAAAAAATATAAAAAATATAAATAGGTATAAAAAATGA
- the dusA gene encoding tRNA dihydrouridine(20/20a) synthase DusA: protein MIKKKNNIYRFCVAPMFGYTDEYCRKIYRIISKKTLLFTEMISTNEILKKSKKFIYNKKKENPIAIQISGSNENEISKCAEISYKKNYKYINLNIGCPSIRAQKGNFGAILMKQPKIIINSINNISNNTPIEISIKSRIGINKKDDYKFLKEFIYNISTKSTCKIFIIHARRAILENISTKKNLKIPKINYNLVYKIKKEFPNLKIIINGEIKNVRESLIHLKYTDGVMLGRNIYKKPMILKSVDNKIYNKKKYKSKKILYKIFKYINKKVSEKIPMYKITRHIINIFKNKPYSYIWKKMILSKKNQKKNIKKIFKKYKNFIKHKKL, encoded by the coding sequence ATGATTAAAAAAAAAAATAATATTTATAGATTTTGCGTAGCTCCAATGTTTGGATATACTGATGAATACTGCAGAAAAATATATAGAATAATTAGTAAAAAAACTCTATTATTTACAGAAATGATATCTACTAATGAAATATTAAAAAAATCTAAAAAATTTATATATAATAAAAAAAAAGAAAACCCTATAGCAATACAAATATCTGGCTCAAATGAAAACGAAATATCAAAATGTGCAGAAATTTCTTATAAAAAAAATTATAAATATATAAATTTAAACATAGGATGCCCATCAATAAGAGCTCAAAAAGGAAATTTTGGAGCAATATTAATGAAACAACCAAAAATTATAATAAACTCAATAAATAATATATCAAATAATACTCCAATAGAAATTAGCATAAAATCTAGAATAGGAATAAACAAAAAAGATGATTATAAATTTTTAAAAGAATTTATATATAATATATCTACTAAAAGTACATGTAAAATATTTATTATACATGCTAGAAGAGCAATATTAGAAAATATAAGCACAAAAAAAAATTTAAAAATACCAAAAATAAATTATAATTTGGTCTATAAAATAAAAAAAGAATTTCCAAATCTAAAAATAATAATAAATGGAGAAATAAAAAACGTAAGAGAATCTTTAATTCATTTAAAATATACAGATGGTGTTATGCTTGGAAGAAACATATATAAAAAACCTATGATTTTAAAATCAGTAGACAATAAAATATATAATAAAAAAAAATATAAATCTAAAAAAATTTTATATAAAATATTTAAATATATTAATAAAAAAGTATCAGAAAAAATTCCTATGTATAAAATTACTAGACATATTATAAATATTTTTAAAAATAAACCTTATTCTTATATATGGAAAAAAATGATATTATCAAAAAAAAATCAAAAAAAAAATATTAAAAAAATTTTTAAAAAATATAAAAATTTTATAAAGCATAAAAAATTATAA
- the tusC gene encoding sulfurtransferase complex subunit TusC: MKKIAFLFSKSPYGSSKCQDLLDLSLSISFYFEEIALFFVGDGIFQILKNQNPKKIFSNNFSKSFSVFKLCKVSNIYLCKNSLKQRGIISYKNFFMNTFILNSKLFKNKLDLFEAVINC; this comes from the coding sequence ATGAAAAAAATAGCTTTTTTGTTTTCTAAATCCCCTTATGGAAGTAGTAAATGTCAAGATTTGTTAGATTTGTCGTTATCAATATCTTTTTATTTTGAAGAAATAGCATTATTTTTTGTTGGAGATGGTATATTTCAGATATTAAAAAATCAGAATCCAAAAAAAATTTTTTCTAACAATTTTTCTAAATCTTTTTCTGTATTTAAATTATGTAAAGTATCTAATATTTATTTATGTAAAAATTCTTTAAAACAAAGAGGAATTATATCTTATAAAAATTTTTTTATGAATACATTTATTTTAAATAGTAAGTTATTTAAAAATAAGTTGGATTTGTTTGAAGCAGTTATAAACTGTTAA
- the ssb gene encoding single-stranded DNA-binding protein, with amino-acid sequence MASRGINKVILIGHLGQDPEVRYMTNGVAVANMNIATSEIWKDKNTGETREKTEWHRIVLFNKLAEIAREYLRKGSQVYIEGSLQTRKWQDQNNIDRYTTEVVVNIGGTMQMLGTRNSNSVKSSTKENSDLKNSDSKKQNILKKNDIKENENYSKKDILLNERNDSEFDDEIPF; translated from the coding sequence ATGGCTAGTAGGGGAATAAATAAAGTAATATTAATAGGTCATTTAGGTCAAGATCCTGAAGTAAGATATATGACAAATGGAGTAGCGGTTGCTAATATGAATATTGCTACTTCTGAAATATGGAAAGATAAAAATACTGGTGAAACAAGAGAAAAAACAGAATGGCACAGAATTGTTCTGTTTAATAAATTAGCAGAAATAGCAAGAGAATATTTAAGAAAAGGCTCTCAAGTTTATATAGAAGGATCTTTGCAAACTAGAAAGTGGCAAGATCAAAATAATATAGATAGGTATACCACTGAAGTTGTTGTAAATATAGGAGGTACTATGCAAATGTTAGGAACAAGAAATAGTAACTCTGTTAAATCTTCAACAAAAGAAAATTCTGATTTAAAAAATTCAGATTCTAAAAAACAAAATATTTTAAAAAAAAATGATATTAAAGAAAATGAAAATTATTCTAAAAAAGATATTTTGTTAAATGAAAGAAATGATTCAGAATTTGATGATGAAATTCCTTTTTAA
- the aroK gene encoding shikimate kinase AroK → MLEKRNIFLVGPMGAGKSTIGKQLAQKLNMDFYDSDKEIEKRTGADIAWVFDVEGEKGFRIRENKIIDELTKKIGIVLATGGGSIVSDNIRNILSSRGTVVYLKTTIDKQLIRTKRDKNRPLLNKKNISNRAILENLAKERNHLYKNISDLVVDTDKKSAKSVALHIFKKFKSNNFL, encoded by the coding sequence ATGTTAGAAAAAAGAAATATTTTTTTAGTTGGCCCTATGGGGGCTGGAAAGAGTACTATAGGAAAGCAATTAGCACAAAAGTTAAATATGGATTTTTATGATTCAGATAAAGAAATTGAAAAAAGAACTGGAGCTGATATAGCTTGGGTTTTTGATGTAGAAGGAGAAAAAGGATTTAGAATTAGAGAAAATAAAATAATAGATGAATTAACTAAAAAAATAGGTATAGTTTTAGCTACTGGAGGTGGATCTATAGTTTCTGATAATATTAGAAACATATTATCTTCTAGAGGAACTGTAGTCTATTTAAAAACTACCATAGATAAGCAACTTATTAGAACTAAAAGAGATAAAAATAGACCTTTATTAAATAAAAAAAATATATCTAATCGTGCTATTTTAGAAAATTTAGCAAAAGAAAGAAATCATTTATATAAAAATATATCTGATTTAGTAGTAGATACAGATAAAAAAAGTGCTAAATCAGTGGCATTACATATTTTTAAAAAATTTAAATCAAACAATTTTTTATAA
- the tusD gene encoding sulfurtransferase complex subunit TusD, which yields MKYTILVTGPCYGTQNSISSFLFSKNLILKKHKIKSIFFYSDGVYNSNIMNFSNYNEINLLKCWKKLSNKFNINLKICIGSSLKRGILTKDFAIEKGINFVNIDSSFKISSFSELAKDIISSERIVQF from the coding sequence ATGAAATATACTATATTAGTTACTGGTCCTTGTTATGGTACACAAAATTCTATTAGTTCTTTTTTGTTTTCTAAAAATTTAATTTTAAAAAAGCATAAAATAAAAAGTATATTTTTTTATTCAGATGGTGTGTATAATTCTAATATTATGAATTTTTCTAATTATAATGAAATTAATTTATTAAAATGTTGGAAGAAATTGTCTAATAAATTTAATATAAATCTTAAAATATGTATAGGATCTTCTTTAAAAAGAGGAATATTAACTAAAGATTTTGCTATTGAAAAAGGAATAAATTTCGTAAATATAGATTCGTCCTTTAAAATTTCTAGTTTTTCTGAATTAGCTAAAGATATTATTTCTTCTGAAAGAATAGTACAATTTTAA
- the trpS gene encoding tryptophan--tRNA ligase translates to MKKKNKSKKKMFSAIQPTGFLTLANYLGVLKHWKSMQKKYKCIFCIADLHSLTNLNKNIDIKENTLDTLAFYLACGVNPDKSIVFIQSHVNEHCKINWILNCFSYFGELSRMTQFKNKSKKNVNINIGLFNYPVLMMSDILLYNSNFVFIGNDQKQHLELTRVVANRFNNLYGNIFTIPNSIIFKQGSKIMSLQDPSKKMSKSDKNNKSSIFLLDSKSEIYKKIKFASTDSDNPSKILYNLKKKPGISNLLNIFSILSNNTILESEKIFNNCNYYKFKKILSNIIYKKLYSLQKKYFYFRKKKEYLLEISKIGAERASIESESIIRTIEKKFFFV, encoded by the coding sequence ATGAAAAAAAAAAATAAATCAAAAAAAAAAATGTTTAGTGCAATTCAACCTACAGGATTTTTAACATTAGCAAATTATTTAGGAGTTTTAAAACATTGGAAATCTATGCAAAAAAAGTATAAATGTATTTTTTGTATTGCTGATTTACATTCTTTGACTAATTTAAATAAAAACATTGATATAAAAGAAAATACGTTAGATACTTTAGCTTTTTATTTAGCTTGTGGTGTTAATCCTGATAAGAGTATAGTTTTCATTCAATCTCATGTAAATGAACATTGTAAGATAAATTGGATATTAAATTGTTTTTCTTATTTTGGTGAATTATCTAGAATGACTCAATTTAAAAATAAATCTAAAAAAAATGTAAATATAAATATAGGTTTGTTTAATTATCCAGTTTTAATGATGTCAGATATATTATTATATAATAGTAATTTTGTATTTATAGGAAATGATCAAAAACAACATTTAGAACTTACTAGAGTAGTAGCTAATAGATTTAATAATTTGTATGGAAATATTTTTACTATTCCTAATAGTATAATTTTTAAACAAGGTTCTAAAATTATGTCTTTACAGGATCCTAGTAAAAAAATGTCTAAATCTGATAAAAATAATAAAAGTAGTATTTTTTTATTAGATAGTAAATCAGAAATTTATAAAAAAATAAAATTTGCTTCTACAGATTCTGATAATCCTTCTAAAATATTATATAATTTAAAAAAAAAACCTGGAATATCTAATTTATTAAACATTTTTTCTATATTAAGCAATAATACTATTTTAGAATCAGAAAAAATTTTTAATAATTGTAATTATTATAAATTTAAAAAAATATTATCTAATATTATTTATAAAAAATTATATAGTTTGCAAAAAAAATATTTTTATTTTAGAAAAAAAAAAGAATATTTATTAGAAATATCTAAAATAGGTGCTGAAAGAGCTTCTATAGAATCAGAAAGTATAATAAGAACTATAGAAAAAAAATTTTTTTTTGTATAA